One region of Flavobacterium sp. GSB-24 genomic DNA includes:
- a CDS encoding sigma-70 family RNA polymerase sigma factor has product MRQLKITKQVTNRETASLDKYLQEIGKVDLITADEEVELAQRIKAGDQRALEKLTKANLRFVVSVAKQYQNQGLTLPDLINEGNLGLIKAAQRFDETRGFKFISYAVWWIRQSILQALAEQSRIVRLPLNKIGSINKINKMYALLEQSNERPPSAEEIAKELDMTVNDVKESMKNSGRHLSMDAPLVEGEDSNLYDVLRSGESPNPDRELIHESLRTEIERSLETLTPREADVVRLYFGLGDQHPMTLEEIGETFDLTRERVRQIKEKAIRRLKHTSRSKILKTYLG; this is encoded by the coding sequence ATGAGACAACTTAAAATCACCAAGCAGGTAACTAATCGTGAAACTGCGTCGTTAGATAAATATCTACAAGAAATTGGAAAAGTTGACCTAATTACCGCTGATGAAGAGGTAGAATTAGCACAAAGAATAAAGGCTGGTGATCAAAGAGCTTTAGAAAAACTTACAAAAGCCAACTTACGTTTCGTAGTATCTGTGGCTAAACAATATCAAAATCAAGGATTAACTCTTCCAGATTTAATTAATGAAGGAAACTTAGGTCTAATTAAAGCGGCTCAACGTTTTGATGAAACTCGTGGTTTTAAATTCATTTCTTATGCCGTATGGTGGATTCGTCAATCGATTCTTCAAGCTTTGGCTGAACAATCTCGTATTGTACGTTTGCCATTAAACAAAATTGGTTCTATCAATAAAATCAACAAAATGTATGCTTTATTAGAGCAATCTAACGAGCGTCCGCCTTCTGCTGAAGAAATTGCAAAAGAACTTGATATGACTGTAAATGACGTAAAAGAGTCAATGAAAAACTCTGGACGTCACTTATCAATGGATGCACCTCTTGTTGAAGGAGAAGATTCTAACCTTTATGACGTGTTACGTTCTGGTGAATCTCCAAATCCAGATAGAGAATTAATTCACGAATCTCTTCGTACTGAAATCGAACGTTCATTAGAAACATTAACTCCAAGAGAAGCTGATGTTGTTCGTTTGTATTTTGGACTTGGTGACCAGCACCCAATGACGCTAGAAGAAATTGGAGAAACTTTCGACTTAACTCGTGAGCGTGTTCGTCAAATTAAAGAAAAAGCAATCCGCAGATTGAAACACACTTCAAGAAGTAAAATCCTTAAAACTTATTTAGGATAA
- a CDS encoding DUF4249 domain-containing protein yields the protein MKNFIYKISLFLILAVAASSCTEQYVFQNNDFESALVVEGTITNELKNQTIRLSQVYELEETGPKLEKGANVSVSDDQGNEYQFEEKDTLYASITPFKAEPGRKYQLKIRTSDGKNYTSDEQVLTTETKIDNLTATVENVKGERGVQINVNSYDPSNTSKYYRYEYVETYKIESPLWSPFQTSIVNVPAVPANPNEDFPGSPAREDILVSLRTKETRTCFSTKKSDDIILNNTNSLSEDRVNFPVRFISNQNYIITHRYSIFVKQYVQNLAAYTYYKTLRDLSSSGSVLSPKQPGFFYGNIKSVENPTEKVIGFFEVSSVSSERIFFNYADLFPKEPLPPYYESDCNVREFVDCLGDPPCNGTQLRSAISSRYLVYLSSSGLSYSMVKAACGDCTTFSSNIVPPFWID from the coding sequence ATGAAAAATTTCATATATAAAATCTCTCTTTTCTTAATTCTGGCGGTTGCTGCCAGCAGTTGTACTGAACAATATGTTTTTCAGAATAATGATTTTGAAAGTGCTCTTGTCGTAGAAGGAACTATTACTAATGAACTAAAAAATCAAACTATAAGACTTTCTCAAGTATATGAGCTTGAAGAAACTGGTCCAAAACTAGAAAAAGGTGCCAATGTTTCTGTTTCTGACGATCAAGGAAATGAGTATCAATTTGAAGAAAAAGATACATTATATGCATCTATTACTCCTTTTAAAGCAGAGCCAGGAAGAAAATATCAATTGAAAATTAGAACAAGTGATGGAAAAAATTATACTTCTGACGAACAAGTTTTAACAACTGAAACCAAAATTGATAATTTAACTGCAACTGTCGAGAATGTTAAAGGAGAAAGAGGTGTACAAATTAATGTAAACAGCTATGACCCTAGTAATACTTCAAAATATTACAGGTATGAATATGTAGAAACGTACAAAATTGAATCTCCTTTATGGAGTCCGTTTCAAACATCGATAGTAAATGTTCCCGCAGTACCTGCAAATCCAAATGAAGATTTTCCAGGTTCGCCTGCAAGAGAAGATATTCTTGTAAGCCTTCGAACAAAAGAGACTAGAACTTGCTTCTCAACAAAAAAGTCAGATGATATAATTTTAAACAACACAAATAGTCTTAGTGAAGATAGAGTTAATTTTCCAGTACGCTTTATTAGTAATCAAAACTATATAATCACTCATCGTTATAGTATTTTTGTAAAACAATATGTTCAAAATTTAGCGGCTTATACCTATTATAAAACTTTAAGAGATCTATCCAGCTCAGGAAGTGTTCTTTCACCAAAGCAACCTGGTTTTTTCTATGGAAATATAAAATCTGTAGAGAATCCAACAGAAAAAGTGATTGGATTTTTTGAAGTATCTTCAGTTTCATCAGAAAGAATTTTCTTTAATTACGCAGATTTATTTCCTAAAGAACCTCTTCCTCCTTACTATGAAAGTGATTGTAATGTGAGAGAATTTGTAGATTGTTTAGGAGACCCTCCTTGCAACGGAACTCAATTACGCTCTGCGATTTCAAGCCGTTATTTAGTTTATTTATCTTCTAGCGGTTTATCATATTCTATGGTTAAAGCAGCATGTGGTGACTGTACTACATTTTCTTCTAATATCGTTCCTCCATTTTGGATAGATTAA